Proteins from a single region of Amycolatopsis sp. CA-230715:
- a CDS encoding AAA family ATPase: MRHPFRVRDVFGIDSPLVVEGFRERGEHVPDIDEAYRFNPDVTLAILAGFSHDRRVLVQGLHGTGKSTHIEQVAARLNWPCVRVNLDGHLSRLDLVGKDAVVLREGKQVTEFQEGVLPWALQRPVALILDEYDAGRPDVMFVIQRLLERDGKFTLLDQNRVLTPHPGFRLFATANTVGLGNLNGLYHGAQRLNHAQIDRWSIVASLNYLPAAEEIAIVLSRVPGLADEAGRALVASMVAVADLTRKGFRAGDLSTLMSPRTVIGWAENVEIFRDPALAFRLTFVNKCDEAERETVAEYFQRCFGSELDESYRLAATA, translated from the coding sequence ATGCGACACCCATTCCGCGTGCGCGATGTGTTCGGCATCGACTCACCGCTCGTCGTCGAAGGGTTCCGCGAGCGCGGTGAGCACGTGCCGGACATCGACGAGGCCTACCGCTTCAACCCCGACGTGACGCTGGCGATCCTGGCCGGGTTCAGCCACGACCGGCGAGTGCTCGTGCAGGGCCTGCACGGCACCGGGAAGTCCACCCACATCGAGCAGGTGGCGGCGCGGCTCAACTGGCCGTGCGTGCGGGTCAACCTCGACGGGCACCTCAGCAGGCTGGACCTCGTCGGCAAGGACGCCGTGGTGCTGCGCGAAGGCAAGCAGGTCACGGAATTCCAGGAAGGCGTTCTGCCGTGGGCGCTGCAACGGCCGGTGGCGCTGATCCTGGACGAGTACGACGCGGGCCGCCCCGACGTCATGTTCGTCATCCAGCGGCTGCTCGAACGCGACGGCAAGTTCACGCTGCTGGACCAGAACCGGGTGCTGACACCGCATCCGGGGTTCCGGCTCTTCGCCACCGCCAACACGGTCGGCCTCGGCAACCTCAACGGGCTCTACCACGGCGCGCAGCGCCTCAACCACGCGCAGATCGATCGGTGGTCGATCGTGGCGTCGCTGAACTACCTGCCCGCCGCCGAGGAAATCGCCATCGTGCTGAGCAGGGTCCCCGGCCTCGCTGACGAGGCGGGCCGCGCGCTGGTGGCGTCCATGGTCGCCGTCGCCGACCTGACCAGGAAGGGGTTCCGGGCGGGTGACCTGTCCACGCTGATGTCTCCGCGCACGGTGATCGGCTGGGCGGAGAACGTGGAGATCTTCCGCGATCCCGCGCTGGCCTTCCGGCTCACCTTCGTCAACAAGTGCGACGAGGCGGAGCGCGAGACCGTCGCCGAGTACTTCCAGCGCTGCTTCGGCAGCGAGCTGGACGAGTCGTACCGGCTCGCGGCGACGGCATGA
- a CDS encoding DddA-like double-stranded DNA deaminase toxin produces MVSVEELAGRVTRVLALIASARAKLGQACELVNEATKAWAAATHGTVDPEIAQLPAQGDAENAALAQSAETLHQAEQTLRTYLNTLGASRAAPDRPAPVAQSPPTESKPDTRVEQARQRVGRATTAGGEARGEWVRSDGWSVRITSGAGDQHHDAVVEFARTSKLPPAVIRLARHVEVKVAVAMREQRLCEATVVIDRQVCGTRPFDQAQPYTCDRYLSQFLPPGSRLRVVQADGTVVTYTGKEQESE; encoded by the coding sequence ATGGTGTCGGTCGAGGAATTGGCCGGGCGCGTAACGCGTGTACTGGCGCTGATCGCCTCGGCACGAGCGAAACTCGGGCAGGCGTGTGAACTGGTCAATGAAGCCACAAAAGCATGGGCGGCAGCGACGCACGGGACTGTCGATCCCGAAATCGCGCAGCTGCCTGCACAAGGAGACGCGGAAAACGCAGCGCTCGCGCAATCGGCCGAGACCTTGCACCAGGCCGAGCAGACGCTCCGCACCTACCTCAACACCCTTGGCGCCAGTCGAGCCGCCCCGGATCGTCCGGCACCGGTCGCGCAATCACCGCCGACGGAGTCCAAACCGGATACGCGGGTAGAGCAGGCTCGGCAGCGCGTCGGACGTGCGACGACGGCCGGTGGCGAGGCACGCGGCGAGTGGGTGCGCTCGGATGGCTGGTCGGTTCGGATCACCAGCGGCGCGGGCGACCAGCACCATGACGCGGTGGTGGAGTTCGCGCGGACAAGTAAGCTTCCGCCCGCCGTAATCCGGCTAGCCAGACATGTCGAGGTCAAGGTGGCGGTAGCCATGCGGGAACAGCGGTTGTGTGAGGCGACGGTGGTGATCGACCGGCAGGTGTGCGGAACGCGGCCCTTCGACCAGGCACAGCCGTACACCTGCGACAGGTACCTGTCGCAGTTCCTGCCTCCGGGATCGCGGTTGCGTGTGGTGCAGGCGGACGGCACGGTAGTCACCTATACCGGAAAGGAACAGGAATCCGAATGA
- a CDS encoding cobaltochelatase CobT-related protein, translated as MTAAARQAETRRRHHVEELCAAAIRALGNEPALHFRGARPYRGRRPVPVRAPQLYPPETADFGSFRGAADGMALRLTGSDAALHARLSPNGTVERLVFELLEQFRVEAAAPEEMPGVAANLRHRFEEWTREFVVSGLADTARGLLICTVAQICRARVTAQPVVEEADDLIEATRAAIAPVLGHDLAGLRRHRGDQAAYAVHALAIAHAVGAMLTAASSDEDEDARDEEPKYRPYFALLMDFDDDGDEPRSAAAPGHSPVLAEAAGGYRVFTTVYDTEVAATTAVRPALLADYRERLDRRVARQGVNLARLARELRAVLAEPVRDGWDGGKEEGYVDGRALARLITSPGERRLFRTERTEPVADALVTFLIDCSGSMREHGESIAMLTDIFARALEMAGAHCEVLGFTTGAWHGGRAKRDWLRAGRPAHPGRLNERRHLVFKDAATPWRRAKRGIAALLKPDLFREGIDGEAVSWACRRAVDGDYARRLLFVVSDGSPMDSATDLVNDRDYLGNHLKEVVLGQEQGGAVEVHGVGVDLDLSQYYRRSRVLDTAEGTGYALFRELLALIRQ; from the coding sequence ATGACCGCGGCAGCGCGCCAGGCGGAAACCCGGCGGCGCCACCACGTCGAAGAGCTGTGCGCCGCCGCGATCCGGGCGCTCGGGAACGAACCGGCGCTGCACTTCCGCGGGGCGCGCCCGTACCGCGGTCGTCGGCCGGTGCCCGTGCGCGCGCCGCAGCTCTACCCGCCCGAGACCGCGGACTTCGGCTCGTTCCGCGGCGCTGCCGACGGGATGGCGTTGCGGCTGACCGGATCCGACGCCGCGCTCCACGCCCGGCTCAGTCCTAACGGGACGGTGGAGCGCCTCGTTTTCGAGCTGCTGGAACAGTTCCGCGTCGAGGCGGCTGCACCGGAGGAGATGCCGGGAGTCGCGGCGAACCTGCGGCACCGCTTCGAGGAGTGGACGCGGGAATTCGTCGTGTCCGGGCTCGCCGACACCGCGCGGGGGCTGCTGATCTGCACGGTCGCGCAGATCTGCCGGGCGAGGGTGACCGCCCAGCCGGTCGTCGAGGAAGCCGACGACCTGATCGAGGCGACCCGCGCCGCGATCGCGCCGGTGCTCGGGCACGATCTCGCCGGGCTTCGACGGCACCGCGGCGATCAGGCCGCGTACGCGGTGCACGCGCTGGCGATCGCGCACGCGGTGGGCGCCATGCTGACCGCGGCCTCCAGCGACGAGGACGAAGACGCGCGCGACGAGGAGCCGAAGTACCGGCCGTATTTCGCGCTGCTGATGGACTTCGACGACGACGGCGACGAACCGCGCAGCGCCGCCGCGCCGGGGCACAGCCCGGTGCTCGCCGAAGCGGCGGGCGGCTACCGGGTCTTCACCACGGTCTACGACACGGAGGTCGCCGCGACGACGGCGGTGCGCCCGGCGCTGCTGGCCGACTACCGCGAGCGCCTCGACCGGCGCGTGGCCAGGCAGGGGGTGAACCTCGCCAGGCTCGCCCGAGAACTCCGCGCGGTGCTGGCCGAACCCGTTCGCGACGGCTGGGACGGTGGCAAGGAGGAGGGCTATGTGGACGGTCGCGCGCTCGCGCGGCTGATCACGTCGCCAGGGGAACGGCGGCTGTTCCGCACCGAGCGGACCGAACCGGTCGCCGACGCGCTGGTGACCTTCCTGATCGACTGCTCCGGTTCGATGCGGGAGCACGGCGAGTCGATCGCGATGCTGACGGACATCTTCGCGCGCGCACTGGAAATGGCGGGCGCGCACTGCGAAGTCCTGGGTTTCACCACCGGCGCCTGGCACGGCGGCCGCGCGAAGCGGGACTGGCTGCGGGCCGGGCGGCCCGCCCACCCCGGCCGGTTGAACGAGCGGCGGCACCTGGTGTTCAAGGACGCGGCCACGCCGTGGCGACGGGCGAAGCGGGGCATCGCCGCACTGCTCAAACCGGACCTGTTCCGGGAAGGCATCGACGGCGAAGCCGTGAGCTGGGCGTGCCGCCGCGCTGTCGACGGCGACTACGCGAGGCGTCTGCTTTTCGTGGTGTCGGACGGAAGTCCCATGGACAGCGCCACGGATCTGGTGAACGACCGGGACTACCTCGGCAACCACCTCAAGGAGGTCGTGCTCGGCCAAGAACAGGGCGGCGCGGTCGAGGTTCACGGTGTCGGCGTGGATCTCGACCTGAGCCAGTACTACCGCCGCTCCCGCGTGCTCGACACCGCGGAAGGCACGGGTTACGCGCTCTTCCGCGAACTACTCGCCCTGATCCGCCAGTGA
- a CDS encoding cation:proton antiporter → MIPLVLAAVAAALARSLAALRLQRWYLGAPAIMVLTGILVGLGVRDSVAAALNTEVAQHVAEIILAFLLFVDATEIRGGRLWGNSPKLVARVLLFALPVSLAAAMLLGAVLFPELSWAMLLVIACIVVPIDFAPSEHVVRDRRLSARVRSVLNIESGYNDGIVSPVFLFALLLAGADSTVSTPMDALGTAVRQAALAIAVGLVLGGFVAWLMHRSERAGWMTAQSRRIAVLLTPLVAYAGAVQIGGNGFVTSFVCGIAFRYVHRLLIARSIHRTPTAQRGHALTALTRDFGLIEDVTALMTMTMWFVVGLVAVVVVADGVSWQAIVFCVAALTVVRIVPVLATLTGSSLPGRDRLLVSLLGPRGTTTIVFGLIAFNGLPDGIPAYTVLVTTVLCVLGSVVLHGAGSDPTIRFLAADRQRQ, encoded by the coding sequence GTGATCCCCCTTGTCCTCGCCGCCGTGGCGGCGGCTCTGGCCCGCTCGCTCGCGGCGCTTCGGCTGCAGCGCTGGTACCTCGGCGCCCCGGCGATCATGGTGCTCACCGGGATCCTGGTCGGCCTCGGCGTCCGGGATTCGGTGGCGGCCGCGCTGAACACGGAGGTCGCCCAGCACGTCGCCGAGATCATCCTGGCGTTCCTGCTGTTCGTCGACGCCACCGAAATCCGGGGCGGGCGGTTGTGGGGAAACTCGCCGAAACTGGTCGCCAGGGTGCTCCTGTTCGCCCTTCCGGTGAGCCTCGCGGCGGCGATGCTGCTCGGCGCGGTGCTGTTCCCGGAGCTGTCCTGGGCGATGCTGCTGGTCATCGCGTGCATCGTGGTGCCGATCGACTTCGCGCCGAGCGAGCACGTCGTCCGTGACCGGCGGTTGTCGGCGCGGGTCCGAAGCGTGCTGAACATCGAAAGCGGCTACAACGACGGCATCGTATCGCCGGTGTTCTTGTTCGCGTTGCTGCTGGCCGGTGCCGACTCCACGGTCAGCACGCCGATGGACGCGCTCGGCACTGCCGTCCGCCAGGCGGCGCTGGCCATCGCCGTTGGGCTCGTGCTCGGCGGGTTCGTCGCGTGGTTGATGCACCGGTCGGAGCGGGCGGGCTGGATGACCGCGCAGTCGCGCCGGATCGCGGTCCTGCTGACCCCCTTGGTCGCCTACGCCGGTGCCGTCCAGATCGGCGGAAACGGCTTCGTGACGTCGTTCGTGTGCGGAATCGCCTTCCGCTACGTGCACCGCCTGCTGATCGCCCGTAGCATCCACCGCACGCCCACCGCGCAGCGCGGTCACGCACTGACCGCGCTCACCCGGGACTTCGGGCTGATCGAGGACGTCACCGCGCTGATGACCATGACCATGTGGTTCGTGGTCGGGCTCGTCGCCGTGGTCGTGGTCGCCGACGGAGTGAGCTGGCAGGCCATCGTGTTCTGCGTCGCGGCGCTCACGGTCGTCCGGATCGTCCCGGTCCTCGCGACGCTGACCGGTTCCTCGCTCCCCGGCCGGGACAGGCTGCTGGTCAGCCTGCTCGGCCCGCGCGGAACCACGACGATCGTGTTCGGCCTGATCGCCTTCAACGGCCTCCCTGACGGCATCCCCGCCTACACCGTTCTGGTGACCACTGTGCTCTGCGTGCTGGGCAGCGTGGTGCTGCACGGCGCGGGTTCGGACCCGACCATCCGCTTTCTCGCCGCAGACCGTCAGCGACAATGA
- a CDS encoding RBBP9/YdeN family alpha/beta hydrolase: MSVVFVDGWLGPDPGDWQELWARELPGSSRVAQDEWVEAERGAWVRRLGEVLGKCPEPAVLVAHSLGCVTLAHWVAEGAPSPVRAALLVTPADVETVREPQIRKFAPIPRTRFPFPTILAASRNDRWMTPERARSFAESWGARFTDVGEVGHLTVGDGFGPWPQGRALLDSLADQGE; this comes from the coding sequence ATGAGCGTGGTGTTCGTCGACGGCTGGCTGGGTCCCGATCCTGGCGACTGGCAGGAACTGTGGGCCCGCGAGCTGCCCGGTTCGTCCCGCGTGGCGCAGGACGAATGGGTGGAGGCCGAGCGCGGCGCCTGGGTGCGCAGGCTGGGCGAGGTACTGGGGAAATGTCCCGAACCAGCGGTGCTGGTCGCGCACAGCCTCGGCTGCGTCACGCTGGCGCACTGGGTCGCCGAGGGCGCCCCGTCACCGGTCCGCGCCGCACTGCTGGTCACCCCGGCGGACGTGGAAACCGTGCGGGAGCCCCAAATCCGCAAGTTCGCACCGATCCCCCGCACCCGGTTCCCGTTCCCCACCATCCTCGCCGCGAGCCGGAACGACCGGTGGATGACACCGGAGCGCGCGCGGTCGTTCGCGGAGTCGTGGGGCGCCCGGTTCACCGACGTCGGCGAGGTCGGACACCTGACCGTCGGCGACGGTTTCGGCCCGTGGCCGCAAGGACGCGCGCTGCTGGACTCACTGGCGGATCAGGGCGAGTAG
- a CDS encoding Imm10 family immunity protein: MTIRFVAEAVTASEDPDLACRTAGIAENRDGSGFFLLFQSGLTEPDEQDIALGMDSHCLITPDGGTAYACVTELALADSFLRVVVAEEAREPLGLDDTEIEARLAVSESDVAALREGLRPIMDFGRPSARPTLLQL, encoded by the coding sequence GTGACGATCAGGTTCGTGGCCGAAGCAGTCACCGCGTCCGAAGACCCGGATCTCGCGTGCCGGACCGCCGGTATCGCCGAAAACCGCGACGGCAGCGGGTTCTTCCTGCTCTTCCAAAGCGGTCTCACCGAGCCGGACGAGCAGGACATCGCGCTCGGGATGGATTCCCACTGCCTGATCACCCCGGACGGCGGCACCGCCTACGCGTGCGTCACCGAACTCGCCTTGGCGGACAGTTTCCTCCGCGTCGTCGTCGCCGAAGAGGCCCGGGAGCCGCTCGGGTTGGACGACACCGAGATCGAGGCACGCCTCGCGGTCAGCGAAAGCGACGTCGCAGCGCTCCGCGAGGGTTTGCGGCCCATCATGGACTTCGGCCGCCCGTCGGCACGCCCCACGCTCCTTCAGCTCTGA
- a CDS encoding IclR family transcriptional regulator produces MELIREPDPAGVNGDTPTMRLFSLLELIAAKDQLVSLQGLVEETGLPKPTLHRMLQQLEGAGLLIRQSDGRHYGTGLRLRRLAENLLLNATHHGARHAVLRHLVDELGESCNVTTLSGNEVVYLDRVETPEPLRFYLRPGSRVPIHSSASGKMILSQMSPAQRRKLLAHAPLKRYTPKTVTELDALEDEFGRIRRDGFALDDEEYLPGLVCVAVLVPNASGGRSNLCVAVQAPVMRLTADKALQTLPALQRAAEMISKVDAEGAPETTDSMSS; encoded by the coding sequence ATGGAGTTGATTCGCGAGCCGGATCCCGCGGGCGTCAACGGGGACACGCCGACCATGCGGCTGTTTTCGCTGCTCGAGCTGATCGCGGCCAAGGACCAGCTGGTGAGCCTGCAGGGCCTGGTCGAGGAGACCGGCCTGCCGAAACCGACGCTGCACCGGATGCTGCAGCAGCTGGAAGGCGCCGGGCTGCTCATCCGCCAGTCCGACGGCCGCCACTACGGCACCGGGCTGCGGCTGCGGCGGCTGGCCGAAAACCTGTTGCTCAACGCCACCCACCACGGCGCGCGGCACGCGGTGCTGCGGCACCTCGTCGACGAGCTGGGGGAGAGCTGCAACGTGACCACGTTGTCCGGCAACGAGGTCGTGTACCTGGACCGCGTGGAGACGCCCGAGCCGCTGCGCTTCTACCTGCGGCCCGGTTCGCGCGTGCCGATCCACAGCTCGGCCAGCGGCAAGATGATCCTGTCGCAGATGAGCCCCGCCCAGCGCCGCAAGCTGCTGGCGCACGCGCCGCTCAAGCGGTACACGCCGAAGACGGTGACTGAACTCGACGCGCTCGAAGACGAGTTCGGCCGGATCCGCCGCGACGGGTTCGCCCTCGACGACGAGGAGTACCTGCCCGGCCTGGTGTGCGTCGCGGTGCTCGTCCCGAACGCCTCCGGCGGGCGGTCGAACCTGTGCGTGGCGGTGCAGGCGCCGGTCATGCGGCTCACCGCGGACAAGGCGCTCCAGACGCTGCCCGCGCTGCAGCGCGCGGCGGAGATGATCAGCAAGGTCGACGCCGAGGGCGCGCCGGAGACCACCGACAGCATGTCTTCCTGA
- a CDS encoding Imm1 family immunity protein, giving the protein MTLVAAVPTFRDGLQGGETVSVTTDEDVTRLVELLTQPWADTGSIQTDEVVLDVHIHDRWGYLLYSGEAGYLITDGDPDSPAAPSETGFPAGSGLSVSRIIDALREFVRTQRLPEAVPWRDAGA; this is encoded by the coding sequence ATGACGCTCGTGGCAGCTGTGCCCACGTTCCGCGACGGCCTGCAAGGCGGCGAGACCGTCTCCGTCACCACCGACGAGGACGTGACGCGCTTGGTCGAACTGCTGACACAGCCCTGGGCCGACACGGGCAGCATTCAGACCGATGAGGTCGTGCTCGACGTGCACATCCACGACCGATGGGGTTACCTGCTCTACTCCGGCGAAGCCGGGTACCTCATCACTGATGGCGATCCGGACTCGCCCGCCGCGCCATCGGAGACCGGATTCCCCGCCGGGAGCGGGCTCTCCGTCAGCCGGATCATCGATGCCCTCCGCGAGTTCGTCCGGACACAACGGCTACCGGAGGCCGTGCCATGGCGGGACGCGGGAGCGTGA
- a CDS encoding amidohydrolase yields MDAAGTVAGGLAARDGRIVAVGSDRDVAALIGADTTVLDLDGRTALPGFVESHNHPAFFGLTLAAPVDAGSPPNDTISDIVDRVAQAVADRGPGEWIRGYRYDDTLLADNRHPTLADLDPVSRHSPVVLTHVSGHFCVANSVALRTVGITAATPDPPGGHIARDEHGEPTGLLVETAAFLVTSRLPGQGVDELTEALLLADQEYLANGVTSVHDTGVGLIGGATELEAYQALLRAGKLRTRTRGYLIDRLVPGLADGRPEPPDLAKASERFTMAGVKIIADGSIQGRTGCLAEGYACAPDEHGMMLLDPAELGSRIASLDAAGWQVAVHGNGDAAIEAIIDGYAKLGSPAGTGRRHRIEHCQTAREDQLDRMAAHDVLASFFIKHVYYWGDRHRDVFLGNDRARRISPLASARSRGIHFGLHSDTPVTPVPPLEGIWCAVRRRTRDGEVLGPEQAVSVDAALRGYTIDAAYLAGEENLKGSLEIGKLADLVVLSEDPASGDPDRIRDLSVEVTVSGGEIAWDRATVRSAR; encoded by the coding sequence ATGGACGCCGCGGGCACCGTCGCCGGTGGGCTGGCCGCGCGCGACGGGCGGATCGTCGCGGTGGGGTCCGATCGGGACGTCGCAGCGCTGATCGGCGCCGACACCACCGTGCTCGATCTCGACGGCCGCACGGCGCTGCCCGGGTTCGTCGAATCGCACAACCATCCCGCGTTCTTCGGTCTGACGCTCGCGGCGCCGGTCGACGCGGGGAGCCCGCCGAACGACACCATTTCCGACATCGTGGACCGCGTCGCGCAGGCGGTGGCCGATCGGGGTCCCGGCGAGTGGATCCGCGGCTACCGCTACGACGACACCCTCCTCGCGGACAACCGGCATCCCACCCTGGCCGATCTCGACCCGGTTTCCCGGCACAGCCCGGTGGTGCTCACGCACGTCTCCGGGCACTTTTGCGTGGCGAACTCGGTCGCGCTGCGGACGGTCGGGATCACCGCGGCCACCCCGGACCCGCCGGGCGGGCACATCGCGCGGGACGAGCACGGCGAACCGACCGGCCTGCTCGTCGAGACCGCGGCCTTCCTCGTCACCTCGCGCCTGCCGGGTCAGGGCGTGGACGAGCTGACCGAAGCGCTGCTGCTCGCCGACCAGGAGTACCTGGCGAACGGCGTCACCTCGGTGCACGACACCGGCGTCGGACTGATCGGCGGAGCGACCGAACTCGAGGCTTACCAAGCACTTCTGCGCGCCGGGAAGCTGCGGACCAGAACGCGCGGCTACCTCATCGACCGCCTCGTGCCGGGGCTGGCCGACGGCCGTCCCGAGCCACCGGACCTGGCCAAGGCGAGCGAGCGGTTCACGATGGCCGGGGTGAAGATCATCGCCGACGGGTCGATCCAGGGCCGCACCGGTTGCCTCGCCGAGGGCTACGCGTGCGCACCCGACGAACACGGGATGATGCTGCTCGACCCCGCCGAACTCGGCAGCCGCATCGCGTCGCTGGACGCCGCGGGCTGGCAGGTCGCGGTGCACGGCAACGGTGACGCCGCGATCGAGGCGATCATCGACGGCTACGCGAAGCTCGGTTCCCCGGCGGGGACCGGGCGCCGCCACCGGATCGAGCACTGCCAGACGGCGCGCGAAGACCAGCTCGACCGGATGGCCGCGCACGACGTGCTCGCGTCCTTCTTCATCAAGCACGTGTACTACTGGGGCGACCGGCACCGCGACGTGTTCCTCGGCAACGACCGGGCGCGCCGGATCAGCCCGCTGGCGTCGGCGCGGTCCCGCGGAATCCACTTCGGACTGCACTCGGACACCCCGGTGACCCCGGTGCCGCCACTGGAGGGCATCTGGTGCGCGGTGCGGCGGCGCACGCGCGACGGCGAGGTGCTCGGGCCGGAGCAGGCGGTCAGCGTCGACGCCGCGCTGCGCGGCTACACCATCGACGCGGCCTACCTCGCCGGTGAAGAGAACCTCAAGGGCAGCCTGGAGATCGGCAAGCTCGCCGATCTCGTCGTACTCTCCGAGGACCCCGCTTCCGGTGACCCCGACCGGATTCGCGACCTGTCGGTCGAGGTGACCGTGAGCGGCGGCGAAATCGCCTGGGACCGCGCGACCGTCAGGAGTGCCCGATGA
- a CDS encoding DUF3311 domain-containing protein yields the protein MIRSWPSVLIGLGIPAAALLIGIPLVSGSTASVFGIPLVFFWVFCCCPLTTLCLWVSWRFFDRAHYPEES from the coding sequence ATGATCAGGAGCTGGCCGAGTGTCCTCATCGGACTCGGCATCCCGGCCGCCGCGCTGCTGATCGGCATCCCGCTCGTCTCCGGCAGCACCGCGTCGGTCTTCGGCATCCCGCTCGTGTTCTTCTGGGTGTTCTGCTGTTGCCCGCTGACCACCCTGTGCCTGTGGGTCAGCTGGCGCTTCTTCGACCGCGCCCACTACCCCGAGGAGAGCTGA
- a CDS encoding sodium:solute symporter family protein yields the protein MLIAMVAVVMAASIGLAVWAGRGSRGGGISEFLVGGRSFPAWLIYFLAVGEVYSIGTMIGFPSGIYAHGASYGIWFIGYILLAYSLGYFLAPLVWRAAKRHQAMTVPDVFGRHYRSRPLELITCVTMLIALVPWGQYQFIGLQVVLSNLGLSLSPVQCVVLAGIIAFVYIAVSGVRSPAFVSILKDFFMLLGVVLVGVAAVLAAGGTAKVSGPEVLSAAQTTMGGNDLLFAMTTIAFQSVVFYLGFGGAYVFPARSERAVKTSTVWMPMYMLIYPFLVLAAYYGVSAHPGLSNPNTVFMVTAKGLLPEWLLGLVAAGAALSGVLVLAATALSIGGMISRNIAPNVSPGVQRRWTVVAVAGFLVLGAVLTLVASTLMLTVLNLTYNLLAQVVPGWLAILFAKRVRTSAVAAGMVAGVVTAIVLYATGATFGGINPGLVSLGLNLLVVFGWSALAPGTERLPVARGTADEEQPAAGHATAPV from the coding sequence ATGCTCATCGCGATGGTGGCCGTCGTGATGGCGGCGTCGATCGGGCTCGCGGTGTGGGCGGGCCGCGGCTCGCGCGGTGGCGGGATCTCCGAGTTCCTCGTCGGCGGGCGATCCTTCCCCGCCTGGCTCATCTACTTCCTCGCGGTCGGCGAGGTCTACAGCATCGGCACCATGATCGGCTTCCCGAGCGGGATCTACGCGCACGGCGCGAGCTACGGGATCTGGTTCATCGGCTACATCCTGCTCGCCTACTCGCTGGGCTACTTCCTCGCCCCGCTGGTCTGGCGCGCCGCGAAACGGCACCAGGCGATGACCGTGCCCGACGTGTTCGGCAGGCACTACCGCAGCCGCCCGCTCGAACTCATCACCTGCGTGACGATGCTGATCGCGCTCGTCCCGTGGGGCCAGTACCAGTTCATCGGGTTGCAGGTGGTGCTGAGCAACCTCGGGCTGAGCCTGAGCCCGGTGCAGTGCGTCGTGCTCGCCGGGATCATCGCGTTCGTCTACATCGCCGTGTCGGGGGTGCGCTCGCCCGCGTTCGTCTCGATCCTCAAGGACTTCTTCATGCTCCTCGGGGTCGTGCTGGTCGGCGTGGCCGCGGTGCTCGCGGCTGGTGGCACCGCGAAGGTCAGCGGCCCGGAGGTGCTCAGCGCCGCGCAGACCACGATGGGCGGCAACGATCTGCTGTTCGCGATGACCACGATCGCGTTCCAGAGCGTCGTGTTCTACCTCGGTTTCGGTGGCGCGTATGTGTTCCCGGCCCGGTCCGAGCGGGCGGTGAAGACGTCCACGGTCTGGATGCCGATGTACATGCTGATCTACCCGTTCCTGGTGCTCGCCGCCTACTACGGGGTCAGCGCGCATCCCGGACTGTCCAATCCGAACACCGTGTTCATGGTGACCGCCAAGGGTTTGCTGCCCGAATGGCTGCTCGGCCTGGTGGCCGCGGGCGCCGCGCTGTCCGGGGTGCTCGTGCTCGCCGCGACCGCGCTGTCGATCGGCGGGATGATCAGCCGCAACATCGCGCCGAACGTGTCACCCGGGGTGCAGCGCCGGTGGACGGTGGTGGCGGTGGCCGGGTTCCTGGTGCTCGGGGCCGTGCTCACGCTCGTCGCGTCGACGCTCATGCTCACCGTGCTGAACCTGACCTACAACCTGCTCGCGCAGGTGGTGCCCGGCTGGCTGGCGATCCTGTTCGCGAAACGGGTGCGCACCTCGGCCGTGGCCGCCGGGATGGTGGCGGGCGTGGTGACGGCGATCGTGCTGTACGCGACCGGCGCCACCTTCGGCGGAATCAACCCCGGCCTGGTCTCGCTCGGGCTGAACCTCCTCGTGGTGTTCGGCTGGAGCGCCCTCGCCCCCGGTACCGAACGCCTACCGGTGGCTCGCGGCACCGCGGACGAAGAGCAACCGGCTGCGGGACACGCGACCGCACCGGTCTGA